A single window of Pyxidicoccus xibeiensis DNA harbors:
- a CDS encoding DUF6484 domain-containing protein yields the protein MEPIWESRLGRIVGTDGEGRPVVDFDGNPVGPRVARKAVRLDVEGIRAAVTVQQPVELRFEDGDPYRPIIMALLPVVQRRTPSDAIPGAWVEAAESPAHVIQGRDGLVLRCGDAAVTLLRNGKVSLKGTSVETSAEGTVRIKGMAVQVHPPGAQGARGRQAEAEGHPAAGHHPSDDAADIQVIQGKESLVLRCGKARLTLLRNGRILLEGTYVETCAEGVVRLQGGSVRIN from the coding sequence TTGGAACCCATTTGGGAGAGCCGCCTAGGGCGCATCGTCGGGACGGACGGCGAGGGCCGGCCCGTCGTGGACTTCGACGGCAATCCGGTGGGCCCTCGCGTGGCACGCAAGGCCGTGCGGCTGGACGTCGAGGGGATTCGGGCCGCCGTCACAGTGCAGCAACCGGTGGAGCTCCGCTTCGAGGATGGGGACCCATACCGGCCCATCATCATGGCCCTACTCCCCGTCGTTCAGCGACGCACTCCATCGGATGCAATTCCGGGTGCGTGGGTCGAGGCCGCCGAGTCGCCCGCTCACGTCATCCAGGGCCGGGACGGACTCGTGCTGCGCTGTGGGGACGCTGCCGTCACCCTGCTGCGCAATGGGAAGGTCTCCTTGAAGGGGACGTCCGTCGAGACTTCGGCGGAGGGCACCGTGCGCATCAAGGGCATGGCGGTGCAGGTCCACCCGCCGGGTGCGCAGGGCGCCCGAGGGCGCCAGGCAGAAGCAGAAGGTCATCCTGCAGCGGGCCACCACCCGAGCGACGACGCGGCCGACATCCAGGTCATCCAGGGCAAGGAGAGCCTCGTCCTGCGGTGTGGCAAGGCGCGCCTGACGCTCCTGCGCAACGGGCGAATCCTACTGGAGGGGACGTACGTGGAGACGTGCGCCGAGGGCGTCGTCCGCCTCCAGGGCGGCTCCGTCCGAATCAATTAG
- a CDS encoding TIGR02270 family protein, with the protein MVLEDVMEEHLDEAAFRWLQWERSLEAPDFSLADVARQEEQLAAHLHGLVLGGAEGAESLLWPALDSGEATRITAAAYALLAQGHVESLLNFMAGDALEAVAAVRRAVELSAAPSLGEHLLPLLKRDDAALQAQLLEALAFRHEAPAELLAESFLHEEPQARMAALRASPPLPEATARRLLPGLLESGHPGIRAAAMEAGLTSGARMAWEACRQAVRACNTHSPQAMVLLALFGTDADTALLVDMLGTREMRPHALWALGFSGRLVAMEACLALLEDPLAARLAGEAFSAMTGLQVEGLYALPAGEQPEGAPLPPELQEGLDADLVPKPEDDLPWPCIGAVRYWWKEARPRFQAAGRYLNGQPLEGPVLLEALTHGPMRRRHVLARELAIRSKGQHRIPTRAFTQRQGTALAQARAGCAHLSLLPLERTLR; encoded by the coding sequence ATGGTGTTGGAGGACGTGATGGAAGAGCACCTGGACGAGGCGGCTTTCCGGTGGCTGCAATGGGAGCGGTCCCTGGAGGCGCCTGACTTCAGCCTCGCGGACGTGGCGAGACAGGAAGAGCAGCTGGCAGCGCACCTGCACGGGCTGGTGCTGGGCGGCGCGGAAGGCGCCGAGTCCTTGCTCTGGCCCGCTTTGGACTCCGGAGAAGCAACGCGAATCACCGCCGCCGCCTATGCACTGCTGGCCCAGGGGCACGTCGAATCCCTCCTCAACTTCATGGCCGGTGACGCGCTCGAGGCGGTAGCGGCGGTCCGACGCGCGGTGGAGTTGAGTGCAGCCCCCAGCCTGGGTGAGCACCTGCTCCCATTGCTGAAGCGGGATGACGCCGCCCTTCAGGCCCAGCTTCTGGAGGCGCTGGCCTTCCGCCACGAAGCGCCTGCGGAATTGCTTGCGGAGTCCTTCCTGCATGAGGAGCCGCAGGCGAGGATGGCGGCGTTACGCGCCAGCCCGCCCCTTCCCGAGGCCACCGCGCGCCGGCTCCTCCCGGGACTCCTGGAGTCCGGGCACCCAGGGATTCGCGCCGCGGCCATGGAGGCCGGCCTCACTTCGGGCGCGCGCATGGCCTGGGAGGCCTGCCGTCAGGCCGTGCGCGCGTGCAACACCCACTCGCCCCAGGCCATGGTGCTGCTCGCCCTCTTCGGCACCGACGCGGACACGGCCCTGCTGGTGGACATGTTGGGGACTCGGGAGATGCGCCCGCATGCCCTCTGGGCCCTGGGCTTCAGTGGGCGCCTCGTCGCCATGGAGGCCTGTCTCGCGCTTCTGGAGGACCCCCTGGCGGCACGGCTGGCGGGGGAAGCCTTCTCCGCCATGACAGGCCTCCAGGTGGAGGGCCTCTATGCCCTCCCTGCCGGGGAGCAGCCCGAAGGAGCGCCACTGCCTCCGGAGCTCCAGGAGGGCCTGGATGCCGACCTGGTGCCCAAACCCGAGGATGACCTGCCCTGGCCGTGCATTGGGGCGGTGAGGTACTGGTGGAAGGAGGCCCGTCCTCGCTTCCAGGCAGCAGGACGCTACCTGAATGGCCAGCCCCTTGAGGGGCCCGTGCTGCTGGAGGCCCTCACGCACGGCCCCATGCGGCGCCGGCACGTGCTGGCACGCGAGTTGGCCATTCGCAGCAAGGGCCAGCACCGCATTCCTACCCGGGCCTTCACCCAGCGCCAGGGGACGGCGTTGGCCCAGGCCCGGGCGGGCTGCGCACACCTGAGCCTTCTGCCCCTGGAGCGCACGCTGCGCTGA
- a CDS encoding DUF2169 family type VI secretion system accessory protein: MQISENTTGMSAGLTVATDAGAREHCVVAVKGTFRMNGSGEPQLADVQRPVAYTDEHHGAPETTSLLRENDFALTKPRVDVLVQGHAVAPHGRATEAMLVRVEMPGRHKDLRVMGDRHWDKGLMGVKPTPPKLFVRMPLRYELAFGGVDTSHPEPKHHGAELRNPVGRGFRQNPRAADAVGTPLPNLEHPRHFLDRWDGKTVPVGFGPVGRGWQPRLAHAGTYDERWLAEDYPFLPRDFSPRYFQCAPEDQQLPALRGGDVFRCLGLTESGPWTVTLPRLQVPVAFRFRESDVSAEARIDTVLLDADVREVVVTWRASVPLGKKLAHLREVQVGLPRPSAKEGPVRYLRGKPYFRGLGALVSWRQRTRRTGGAS, encoded by the coding sequence ATGCAAATCAGCGAGAACACGACGGGGATGTCCGCGGGCCTCACCGTGGCGACGGACGCCGGGGCCCGAGAGCACTGCGTCGTCGCCGTCAAGGGCACCTTCCGCATGAACGGCTCCGGCGAACCCCAACTGGCGGACGTGCAACGTCCGGTGGCCTACACGGACGAGCACCATGGGGCCCCCGAAACGACGAGCCTCCTCCGGGAGAATGACTTCGCATTGACGAAGCCCCGGGTGGACGTCCTCGTGCAGGGCCACGCCGTCGCACCCCACGGGCGCGCGACGGAGGCGATGTTGGTGCGCGTGGAGATGCCGGGCCGGCACAAGGACCTCCGCGTTATGGGAGACCGCCATTGGGACAAGGGGCTGATGGGCGTGAAGCCCACGCCTCCCAAGCTCTTTGTCCGCATGCCCCTGCGCTACGAGCTCGCCTTCGGCGGAGTGGATACCTCCCACCCGGAGCCGAAGCACCACGGTGCGGAGCTGCGCAACCCGGTGGGCCGGGGCTTCCGGCAGAACCCTCGCGCCGCGGATGCGGTGGGGACGCCACTGCCCAACCTGGAGCACCCCCGGCACTTCCTGGACAGGTGGGATGGAAAGACAGTGCCGGTGGGCTTCGGCCCGGTGGGCCGTGGCTGGCAGCCTCGCCTCGCCCACGCCGGCACCTACGACGAGCGCTGGCTGGCGGAAGACTACCCCTTCCTTCCCCGGGACTTCAGCCCGCGCTACTTCCAGTGCGCGCCCGAGGACCAGCAGCTACCGGCCCTGCGCGGCGGCGACGTGTTCCGCTGCCTGGGCCTGACCGAGTCCGGCCCCTGGACGGTGACGCTGCCGCGCCTCCAGGTGCCTGTGGCCTTCCGCTTCCGCGAGTCCGACGTCAGCGCCGAGGCAAGAATAGACACGGTGCTGCTCGACGCGGACGTGCGCGAGGTGGTGGTGACGTGGCGGGCCTCCGTGCCGCTGGGCAAGAAGCTCGCCCACCTTCGCGAGGTGCAAGTGGGCTTGCCACGCCCGAGCGCGAAGGAAGGGCCGGTGCGGTACCTGCGCGGCAAGCCCTACTTCCGAGGGCTGGGCGCGCTGGTCTCCTGGAGGCAGCGCACGCGGCGGACGGGAGGGGCGTCATGA
- a CDS encoding PAAR-like domain-containing protein, giving the protein MKVFANGNEVACADGDGKVVAAFPDVCMSPPPPPAGPVPVPYPNTSFSRDMKQGSKRVTINGKPVMLRDQSYYATSPLGNEAATRNFGAGIISHQITGKTHFISWSMDVHVEGKNVPRHIDLTTSNHGSNANNAVPTPNLAKSATSSPGQVTFNACPCCNGPLHENQKDPVTGQPFETIPEMEFYGRIAQYRMNRRAEMQGILQKVAEGKMPMPSWANKPDPKSGLPVKDNIIRMGDECERDFKKLQELRQKHPNCPNVHEPRDQGCGVHFKVVEPGLAGDVKSGGAWRTARQKSIKEWRKKGYSIDDEDQINHMTPADAGGCPYSLSNLVPDSVLSGDCREIENIQTRIQNMNPPKRDERNMLFQ; this is encoded by the coding sequence ATGAAGGTCTTTGCCAATGGCAACGAGGTGGCCTGCGCCGACGGGGACGGGAAGGTGGTGGCGGCCTTCCCGGACGTGTGCATGAGTCCTCCCCCACCACCCGCGGGGCCGGTACCGGTGCCCTACCCGAACACCTCCTTCTCCCGGGACATGAAGCAGGGCAGCAAGCGCGTCACCATCAACGGCAAGCCCGTCATGCTGAGGGACCAGTCGTATTACGCCACGTCTCCGCTGGGGAATGAGGCCGCTACCCGCAACTTCGGAGCGGGCATCATCTCCCATCAGATTACTGGGAAGACGCACTTCATCTCCTGGTCGATGGATGTCCATGTCGAGGGCAAGAATGTCCCGAGGCATATCGACCTTACGACTTCCAACCACGGAAGCAACGCGAACAACGCCGTCCCCACCCCCAACCTCGCGAAGAGCGCCACCAGCAGTCCAGGCCAGGTCACCTTCAATGCCTGCCCGTGCTGCAACGGGCCCCTGCACGAGAATCAGAAGGATCCGGTGACGGGGCAACCCTTCGAGACCATTCCGGAGATGGAGTTCTACGGGCGTATCGCGCAATACCGGATGAATCGACGTGCGGAGATGCAGGGCATTCTCCAGAAGGTTGCGGAGGGCAAGATGCCGATGCCCTCCTGGGCGAACAAGCCCGACCCGAAGTCCGGCCTGCCCGTCAAGGACAACATCATCCGCATGGGGGACGAGTGCGAGCGCGACTTCAAAAAGCTCCAGGAACTCCGGCAGAAGCACCCCAACTGCCCCAACGTGCACGAGCCTCGGGATCAGGGATGCGGTGTCCACTTCAAAGTCGTGGAGCCCGGATTGGCAGGTGACGTCAAGAGCGGCGGTGCTTGGAGAACGGCACGCCAGAAATCAATCAAAGAATGGCGGAAGAAGGGATACTCGATCGACGACGAGGACCAGATCAATCATATGACCCCGGCCGATGCCGGTGGGTGCCCGTACTCACTGTCGAACCTTGTGCCCGACTCGGTTCTCAGTGGCGACTGTCGGGAGATCGAGAACATCCAGACTCGCATTCAGAATATGAACCCTCCCAAGCGTGACGAGCGCAACATGCTGTTTCAATGA
- a CDS encoding FecR domain-containing protein: MSWGLAASSAAALALVVFFMRAPSARALGGLEVARASADLMVREDAAGVVIQGGEAALMDAARGITLRNQGPLVVRREPSGVRLVRGRAEFSVNHRQPGAPPAVVLVSGGAIEVMGTRFTVEEREGGGTVTLHEGAIVFRRLSGEVVPVRLGQTLEWPVAKPAEPALREPAPPEPERPQPLATPSPKAASSRVPSTPVRAPSAEDVLRELEVLRGRHEFEQAARYLEEAMRKQPVATRERLSFELGSLLTYQLKDAQRACSHWARHEQQFRRGHYAEAVQRARGTLSCEGLDRETGR; the protein is encoded by the coding sequence GTGTCCTGGGGACTCGCCGCGTCGTCGGCGGCGGCGCTGGCCCTCGTGGTGTTCTTCATGCGGGCTCCCTCCGCACGCGCTCTCGGGGGACTCGAGGTCGCGCGGGCCAGCGCCGACCTCATGGTGCGGGAAGACGCCGCGGGTGTGGTGATTCAAGGGGGCGAGGCCGCCCTGATGGACGCGGCCCGAGGCATCACTCTCCGGAACCAGGGGCCGCTCGTCGTTCGTCGTGAACCCTCCGGGGTGCGACTGGTCCGCGGTCGCGCGGAGTTCTCGGTGAATCACCGCCAGCCTGGTGCGCCCCCTGCCGTCGTGCTCGTGTCAGGCGGGGCCATCGAGGTCATGGGCACGCGCTTCACGGTGGAGGAGAGGGAAGGGGGAGGCACGGTCACCTTGCACGAGGGTGCCATTGTCTTTCGTCGGCTCAGCGGAGAGGTGGTTCCAGTGAGGTTGGGGCAGACGTTGGAGTGGCCGGTGGCCAAACCCGCCGAGCCAGCCCTTCGCGAGCCAGCGCCTCCCGAGCCGGAACGGCCCCAGCCGCTGGCGACGCCCAGCCCGAAGGCTGCTTCCTCCCGCGTTCCCTCCACGCCGGTTCGTGCTCCGAGTGCGGAGGACGTCCTGCGAGAGCTGGAGGTCCTTCGCGGTCGGCACGAGTTCGAGCAAGCGGCGCGGTACCTCGAGGAGGCGATGCGCAAGCAGCCGGTGGCGACGCGGGAGCGCCTCAGCTTCGAGCTGGGCTCGTTGCTGACGTACCAGCTCAAGGACGCGCAGCGCGCCTGCTCCCACTGGGCCCGGCACGAACAACAGTTCCGGCGCGGGCACTACGCGGAGGCGGTCCAGCGTGCCCGTGGGACGCTGTCCTGCGAGGGCTTGGACCGGGAGACTGGGCGATGA
- a CDS encoding RNA polymerase sigma factor has translation MSRALHSKAPPALPARPVSFDTLYEEHAEDVYVWAMRYAAGRSGWAEDVTHDVFLKAWEHQAWLREEDVRGWLFRVTQNVAFSALRREKTFRQRVADLLFPVHPAETESTPEAALVRREAVRSATATLDRLPGQERVVMALKLLDDLSQREIAQLLSLSEGYVSKLITRAQGRLTAWGWKVDDGSP, from the coding sequence ATGTCGCGTGCTCTCCACTCCAAGGCCCCGCCCGCCCTGCCTGCCCGGCCTGTGTCATTCGACACGCTCTACGAGGAGCACGCCGAGGACGTCTACGTCTGGGCCATGCGGTATGCGGCCGGTCGTTCAGGCTGGGCCGAAGACGTCACACATGACGTCTTCCTCAAGGCCTGGGAGCACCAGGCCTGGCTGCGCGAGGAGGATGTGAGGGGCTGGCTCTTTCGCGTCACGCAGAACGTGGCGTTCTCCGCCCTGCGGCGCGAGAAGACCTTCCGACAGCGCGTCGCCGACCTCTTGTTTCCGGTGCACCCCGCGGAGACGGAGTCCACGCCGGAGGCGGCCCTCGTGCGGCGAGAGGCGGTGCGCAGCGCCACGGCGACGTTGGACCGCTTGCCGGGGCAGGAGCGGGTGGTGATGGCATTGAAGCTTCTGGACGACCTGAGCCAGCGCGAGATTGCCCAGCTCCTCTCGCTGTCAGAGGGCTACGTGTCGAAGTTGATCACCCGCGCACAGGGCCGTCTGACGGCCTGGGGATGGAAGGTGGATGATGGCTCCCCGTGA
- a CDS encoding DUF1592 domain-containing protein, with product MNSLRFAIARALPNEADALWAKLTPILARYPTDRRTPAPGDLKGGFSRLDQSIQQTQVDVMYDLGKAVAQELTSTDARRNALLGSCASDSQTANDRACLETFVRGWGSRVLRYPLPPAEVTAFADIAGATPVDRAAVADVITTLLNSPWFLYRVEHGTTAGQPVSPLSAFELAAKLSYQLWQAPPDDSLWAAAADGSLLTASGFNAQLDRMMKSPQLRSSLDEFVSEWLRLEELPSLVALRNDPVYQAFVGAEMPTDAARTAMFEDVQLSAWNTVVSGGSVSDFLHDRRSYTADPFLAAIYGVPVWNGSGPAPVIPSRNRSGLLTRAALLATGTASTRPIHKGYLVRNALLCQQVGAPPPNASDRPPAPTEHMTTRQVVAQLTSGGSCGGCHNNIINPPGFVLEGFDALGRERSVERLYSPQGHETATPPVDTSADVWLYDSEQRVISNAAELSRMIDDSQLFESCVAQHYFRFAHARVESTSRDGCLLSELEAVARSGAPMADLLKTVAHHPTFKQRSFQ from the coding sequence ATGAACTCGCTTCGCTTCGCCATTGCCCGTGCGCTGCCGAACGAGGCCGACGCCCTCTGGGCGAAGCTCACGCCCATCCTTGCCCGGTACCCCACGGACCGGCGCACTCCCGCGCCCGGTGACTTGAAGGGCGGCTTCAGCCGGCTGGACCAATCCATCCAGCAGACCCAGGTCGACGTCATGTATGACCTGGGCAAGGCCGTAGCCCAGGAGCTCACCAGCACCGACGCGCGCCGCAACGCGCTCCTGGGAAGCTGCGCGAGCGACAGCCAGACCGCCAACGACCGGGCCTGCCTGGAGACCTTCGTCCGGGGATGGGGCTCCCGCGTCCTGCGCTACCCACTGCCGCCGGCGGAGGTCACCGCCTTCGCCGACATCGCCGGGGCCACTCCGGTGGACAGGGCGGCGGTGGCAGACGTCATCACCACCCTCTTGAACTCGCCCTGGTTCCTCTACCGGGTCGAGCATGGCACCACCGCCGGCCAGCCGGTGAGCCCCCTCTCCGCGTTCGAGCTGGCCGCGAAGCTGTCCTACCAACTCTGGCAGGCGCCTCCGGACGACTCGCTCTGGGCCGCGGCGGCCGATGGCTCGCTCCTGACCGCGAGCGGCTTCAACGCCCAGCTCGACCGGATGATGAAGAGCCCCCAGCTGCGAAGCTCGCTGGACGAGTTCGTCAGCGAGTGGCTGCGGCTCGAGGAGCTGCCGTCGCTGGTGGCGCTCCGGAACGACCCGGTCTACCAGGCCTTCGTCGGAGCGGAGATGCCCACGGACGCCGCGCGCACCGCGATGTTCGAGGACGTCCAGCTCTCCGCCTGGAACACCGTCGTGTCCGGTGGCTCGGTGAGCGACTTCCTTCATGACCGGAGGTCCTACACGGCGGACCCATTCCTGGCCGCCATCTACGGTGTCCCCGTCTGGAATGGCTCTGGTCCGGCGCCGGTCATCCCGTCCCGGAACCGCAGCGGCCTGCTGACCCGCGCGGCGTTGCTGGCCACGGGGACCGCGTCGACACGTCCCATCCACAAGGGCTACCTGGTGCGAAACGCCCTGCTCTGCCAGCAAGTCGGGGCCCCTCCGCCCAATGCCAGCGACAGGCCTCCCGCGCCGACGGAGCACATGACGACGCGACAGGTGGTGGCCCAGCTCACCTCCGGAGGCAGCTGCGGCGGATGTCACAACAACATCATCAATCCACCGGGCTTCGTGCTGGAAGGGTTCGATGCGCTCGGACGGGAGCGCAGCGTGGAGCGGCTGTACAGCCCGCAGGGCCACGAGACCGCCACGCCCCCCGTGGACACCTCGGCGGACGTGTGGCTCTACGACTCCGAGCAACGAGTCATCTCCAACGCCGCGGAGCTCTCGCGGATGATTGATGACAGCCAGCTCTTCGAGTCATGCGTTGCGCAACACTACTTCCGCTTCGCGCACGCTCGCGTGGAGTCCACCTCCCGCGATGGCTGCCTGCTCTCGGAGCTGGAGGCGGTCGCGCGCAGCGGCGCACCGATGGCCGACCTGCTGAAGACCGTCGCCCATCATCCCACGTTCAAGCAGAGGAGCTTCCAGTGA
- a CDS encoding DUF1552 domain-containing protein: MSNTPVFRWDRRMFLRGAGGAVLALPLLPSLLSPREAKAQAAWRPKCFVHFRTPHGAIFGASMWPADPALTQSLFYADHDVRRGVLAAVPHASGDAVISRVLTAKSSVLTPTLVSKMNILRGLDFPLYMGHNFGAALGYYDFDKQTPGSPRATIDQVMAYSPAFYPSVASVRKRSVAIAASGTSSGSWGYNTPGVRSSGVASSSISGTESSLALFDTLLAGTSSPDPTRAPVVDRVLESYRRLRNGNGRLSAEDRMRLDQHIDAVAELQRRLETTSTGCQVPPRPTTDNLSLRSSGSFAGDPAKNVEYFRLINEVLAVAMNCGVCRIATLSIDENNQNLTFTPRAPQGEDWHNNVVHPATVAGANQDLVVQFNQVFFSQVFLDLVSRFERFSNGAGGTLLDDSLLAWGQENGNTPHFSFSVPVVTAGSAGGALKTGSYCDYRNITHKVSGDSSTGSEGNFLWSGLLYNQWLGTALMAMGIPKSEWGEPDHPGYGWKASYQSTYEYFFTNNGFTSAQAYPASMWQKTGELLPFLAP; this comes from the coding sequence GTGAGCAACACACCTGTCTTCCGATGGGACCGCCGCATGTTCCTGCGCGGCGCGGGCGGAGCCGTGCTGGCGTTGCCGCTGCTCCCATCGCTCTTGAGCCCCCGCGAAGCGAAAGCCCAGGCCGCCTGGCGCCCGAAGTGCTTCGTGCATTTCCGTACCCCCCACGGAGCCATCTTTGGCGCGAGCATGTGGCCGGCGGACCCGGCGCTGACGCAGTCCCTGTTCTACGCGGACCACGACGTCCGGCGGGGAGTCCTGGCCGCGGTGCCTCACGCGAGCGGTGATGCGGTCATCAGCCGGGTGCTGACCGCGAAGTCGTCCGTGCTCACGCCCACGCTCGTCTCGAAGATGAACATCCTGCGGGGACTCGACTTCCCCCTCTACATGGGTCACAACTTCGGCGCCGCGCTGGGCTACTACGACTTCGACAAGCAGACGCCCGGCTCACCCCGAGCGACCATCGATCAGGTGATGGCCTACTCACCGGCCTTCTACCCGAGCGTCGCCTCCGTCCGGAAGCGAAGCGTCGCCATTGCCGCCTCCGGCACCTCGAGCGGCAGCTGGGGGTACAACACCCCCGGAGTCCGCTCCTCCGGGGTCGCTTCGAGTTCCATCAGCGGCACTGAGAGCTCACTCGCCCTCTTCGACACCTTGCTGGCCGGCACCAGCAGCCCCGACCCCACCCGGGCTCCCGTGGTGGACAGGGTCCTCGAAAGCTACCGGCGGCTGCGCAACGGCAACGGTCGGCTCTCGGCCGAGGACAGGATGCGGCTGGACCAGCACATCGACGCGGTCGCGGAGCTGCAGCGCCGGCTGGAGACCACCAGCACCGGCTGCCAGGTGCCGCCCCGTCCCACCACCGACAACCTGTCGCTGCGAAGCTCCGGTTCCTTCGCGGGGGACCCCGCGAAGAACGTCGAGTACTTCCGGCTCATCAACGAGGTGCTCGCCGTGGCGATGAACTGCGGCGTCTGTCGCATCGCCACCCTCAGCATCGACGAGAACAACCAGAACCTGACGTTCACCCCCCGCGCACCCCAGGGAGAAGACTGGCACAACAACGTCGTTCATCCAGCGACCGTGGCCGGGGCGAACCAGGACCTGGTGGTCCAGTTCAACCAGGTCTTCTTCTCGCAAGTGTTCCTCGACCTCGTCTCTCGCTTCGAGCGGTTCTCGAACGGCGCGGGGGGAACCCTGCTGGATGATTCGCTGCTCGCGTGGGGGCAGGAGAACGGCAACACGCCCCACTTCTCCTTCTCCGTCCCGGTCGTGACCGCCGGGAGCGCGGGGGGCGCCCTCAAGACGGGCAGCTACTGCGACTACCGGAACATCACGCACAAGGTGAGCGGAGACTCGAGCACGGGCAGCGAGGGCAACTTCCTGTGGTCGGGCCTCCTCTACAACCAGTGGCTCGGCACGGCGCTCATGGCGATGGGCATTCCGAAATCGGAATGGGGCGAACCCGACCACCCCGGCTACGGCTGGAAGGCGTCGTACCAGTCGACCTACGAGTACTTCTTCACGAACAACGGCTTCACCTCGGCGCAGGCCTATCCGGCGTCGATGTGGCAGAAGACCGGAGAGCTGCTGCCATTCCTCGCGCCCTGA
- a CDS encoding TIGR02996 domain-containing protein, whose protein sequence is MSDTDGKTPNESAHDRLARQAATLLWRAGDEPERVMPSKGCDDLTQQLLDAIAANPDDDAPRLVYADHLQRQGDPRGEFIAVQVALAAEPDSPRRGELGARARELLRLHENQWLEELGLHWSQARHFERGFIETVSLMRRSALLFGEGLLARTPLRRLELTGVGDAEMQELVSGTLFSRITSLRLDSMRISDEGALLLASTPHLSRLQHLELHGTEVSGEGARGLINSPHRPRLKRLELLGTPLGIEDMRALSGATGLPRLTTLRLSRNEVGDEGLRVLAASPYLSRLEKLAVADNDLGADGVEALARTGQLAALTSLDLSGNPLRPEGARTLATAAWLANLKKLKLVVTLIGGEGVEALASSPHLARLEELSLAANGLGDTGALALAGAASATRLRVLALGSNGIGPEGVSALARSWVLASVEHLGLKGNSLGPEGARALADAPCRRLQSLDLENCGIGAEGALALVRSPLVAHLKSLDLDSNGIGDAGARAIAGSPLLSGLERLMLGRNGIGPEGARALVESPYLPRFMLLGFKQNPLDGEALSIFKGRFDL, encoded by the coding sequence ATGTCGGACACCGACGGCAAGACTCCCAACGAGAGCGCACATGACAGGCTCGCCCGGCAAGCCGCGACTCTGCTCTGGCGGGCCGGGGACGAGCCCGAGAGGGTCATGCCTTCAAAGGGGTGCGATGACCTCACCCAGCAGCTCCTCGACGCGATTGCCGCCAATCCCGACGACGATGCACCGAGGCTCGTCTATGCCGACCACCTGCAGCGGCAGGGAGACCCCCGAGGCGAGTTCATCGCGGTGCAGGTGGCCCTGGCGGCGGAGCCCGACTCCCCGCGGCGTGGCGAGCTGGGGGCTCGGGCCCGGGAGCTGCTGCGCCTGCACGAGAATCAGTGGCTCGAGGAGCTGGGGCTCCATTGGTCGCAGGCTCGGCACTTCGAGCGAGGGTTCATCGAGACGGTCTCCCTGATGAGGAGGTCCGCCCTCCTCTTCGGCGAGGGGCTCCTGGCCAGGACGCCCCTCCGGAGGCTTGAGCTCACGGGGGTAGGTGACGCCGAGATGCAAGAGCTCGTCAGCGGCACGCTGTTCTCCCGCATCACGAGCCTGCGGTTGGACTCCATGCGCATCAGCGACGAGGGTGCCTTGCTGCTCGCGAGCACTCCCCACCTCTCGCGCCTCCAGCACCTGGAGTTGCACGGCACCGAGGTCAGTGGCGAGGGCGCCCGCGGTCTCATCAACTCTCCCCACCGTCCCCGCCTGAAGAGGCTGGAGCTGCTCGGCACCCCCCTCGGCATCGAGGACATGCGCGCGCTCTCCGGCGCCACGGGGCTGCCACGCCTCACGACATTGCGACTCTCACGCAACGAAGTGGGTGACGAAGGGCTCCGCGTGCTCGCCGCCTCCCCCTATTTGAGCCGCCTGGAGAAGCTGGCCGTCGCAGACAATGACCTCGGCGCCGATGGGGTCGAGGCGCTGGCCCGGACTGGACAGCTCGCGGCGCTCACCTCGCTTGACCTGTCCGGGAACCCTCTGCGCCCCGAGGGCGCACGGACGCTCGCCACCGCAGCCTGGCTGGCAAATTTGAAGAAGCTCAAACTGGTCGTCACCTTGATTGGCGGAGAGGGAGTCGAAGCGCTCGCCAGCAGTCCCCACCTCGCGCGCCTCGAGGAGCTGTCCCTGGCGGCCAATGGCCTCGGAGACACAGGCGCGCTGGCCCTGGCCGGAGCTGCCTCCGCCACGCGTCTCAGGGTGCTGGCCCTGGGGAGCAATGGCATCGGGCCCGAGGGGGTCAGCGCGCTTGCTCGCTCATGGGTCCTGGCCTCCGTCGAGCACCTCGGCCTGAAGGGCAACAGCCTCGGGCCCGAGGGTGCCCGCGCGCTCGCGGACGCTCCCTGCCGCCGTCTCCAGTCGCTGGACCTGGAGAACTGTGGCATCGGCGCCGAGGGTGCGCTCGCGCTGGTCCGCTCTCCCCTTGTCGCGCACCTCAAGTCGTTGGACCTGGATTCCAACGGAATCGGCGACGCGGGCGCACGCGCCATCGCCGGCTCGCCCCTGCTCTCCGGCCTCGAGCGGCTGATGCTGGGAAGGAACGGCATCGGTCCGGAGGGTGCCCGCGCTCTCGTCGAGTCGCCCTACCTGCCCAGGTTCATGCTGCTGGGCTTCAAGCAGAATCCGCTGGATGGCGAGGCCCTGAGCATCTTCAAGGGCCGCTTCGACCTCTAG